Genomic window (Desulforapulum autotrophicum HRM2):
ATCATCCGCCCACGAAACGTTCAACCTAAAAGTTTTCGACCTGTGCGGTTAGCCTTTTTTACACGAAAAGAGTATAAAGCCGGCGAACGGAAACAGGTATTACCCTACGCTCATTCTCGCAGCCCGTCCATGGGCTGCTGCGAGGGAAATGACAGCTCCTTCAGCGTCCATACTGACCGCTGCCATTTAATCCGCTTCGGGCAATACCTGTTCCCGTTCACCTCTGTTATCGGATTTTATTTTTGTCGTGCCAGTCGGAAAGCTAACCGCACAGGTCGAAAGTTTTAGTTTCAAGGCACCCATGGAAAACCGTCTGTTCAAAACCCTTCGGCGATTCATGGCATAGGTGCCGCAGATTCTGGATCAGTCCGGTCGGGTTCGTGCCAGAAAGTTGTCGATGAGTTTTCTGGCAATGCTGATGCGGGAGGGCAGTTTTGGCAGGGCATCCCTTGAAAACCAGCGGGCATCCTCGATCTCCGTGGGATCCGGGACGATTTCGCCCCCGGCATATTCTGCATTGAAGCCCACCATCAGCGAGTGGGGAAAGGGCCAGGGCTGGCTGCCAAAGTACCTGACCTCTTCCAAAAGGACACCCACCTCCTCTTTAACCTCCCGCCGAACCGCCTGCTCCAGGGTCTCCCCCGGTTCCACAAAGCCTGCCAGGGTGGAGTACATCCCCCTGGGAAAACGGGGGGAACGGCCCAGGAGAATCTCATGGCCCCGTTCAACGGTCATGATCACGGCAGGAGAGAGCCTGGGGTAACTGATGACACTGCATGCGGGGCAGATCTTGGCGACCTCCCGTTGTTTGTCCACCAGGGGAGTTGCGCAGGCGCTGCAGAATCGATGACCCAGGTCCCAGGTCAGAATCTGAACGGCCCGACCGGCCAGGACGTAGAGGGAATCATCAATCTGGCCAAAGAGCTGGCGAAGGCCCAGAAGCTGTGCAGATAGGGGAAGGGGGAACCCCTTGGGAAGCTCGCTGACAAAGCAGTCCAGGCGTTGATGGGTCCCAAACCAGCGTCCCTGTCTCGGCAATGAAAGTTCTCCCACAAGGGGGAGGCGCAGTAGCGGGCCATCTACCAGGAGGACCAGACGGTCCTTATCAAAGACAAAAGCAAGGCCCTTCGCCCTTTGTGTCATATCTTCCATTTTGCTGCTTTCCATCTTAAACCCTTTGATCCCTTTTCTCTGTATAATCGTTATTGGTGCAGGTGGAGGAGCGGCCTGTTTTCCGCCAGCCTGCGGATGTTTTCTGCCACACCATCGGCCGTTCGTTCCATGGAGATGTCGGTGGCCCCTGCGATATGGGGGGTGGCCATTACATTGTAGTTAAAAATCGGATCAC
Coding sequences:
- the nudC gene encoding NAD(+) diphosphatase, which gives rise to MEDMTQRAKGLAFVFDKDRLVLLVDGPLLRLPLVGELSLPRQGRWFGTHQRLDCFVSELPKGFPLPLSAQLLGLRQLFGQIDDSLYVLAGRAVQILTWDLGHRFCSACATPLVDKQREVAKICPACSVISYPRLSPAVIMTVERGHEILLGRSPRFPRGMYSTLAGFVEPGETLEQAVRREVKEEVGVLLEEVRYFGSQPWPFPHSLMVGFNAEYAGGEIVPDPTEIEDARWFSRDALPKLPSRISIARKLIDNFLARTRPD